One Streptomyces sp. NBC_00102 DNA segment encodes these proteins:
- a CDS encoding NADH-quinone oxidoreductase subunit I, whose protein sequence is MPPIPGSGLAKGLAVTLRTMTRRTVTAQYPDAQPELPPRSRGVIGLFEENCTVCMLCARECPDWCIYIDSHKETSPPAAPGGRERSRNVLDRFAIDFSLCMYCGICIEVCPFDALFWSPEFEYAETDIRDLTHERDKLRDWMWTVPEPPALDPGAEEPKEIAAARKSAEKLEAQRAQAEQSAQAEQSAQAGQAAQASQTAPAEKPQDEEGQA, encoded by the coding sequence GTGCCTCCGATCCCCGGCTCCGGCCTGGCCAAGGGCCTCGCCGTCACCCTGCGGACCATGACCAGGCGCACGGTCACCGCGCAGTACCCGGACGCGCAGCCCGAACTCCCGCCGCGCTCCCGCGGTGTCATCGGGCTGTTCGAGGAGAACTGCACGGTCTGCATGCTCTGCGCACGCGAATGCCCGGACTGGTGCATCTACATCGACTCCCACAAGGAGACGAGCCCGCCCGCCGCCCCCGGCGGGCGGGAACGCTCCCGCAACGTCCTCGACCGCTTCGCCATCGACTTCTCCCTCTGCATGTACTGCGGGATCTGCATCGAGGTCTGCCCCTTCGACGCCCTCTTCTGGTCGCCGGAGTTCGAGTACGCCGAGACGGACATCCGCGACCTCACCCACGAGCGGGACAAGCTCCGCGACTGGATGTGGACCGTGCCGGAGCCGCCCGCGCTCGACCCGGGCGCCGAGGAGCCGAAGGAGATCGCCGCCGCCCGCAAGAGCGCGGAGAAGCTCGAAGCCCAGCGCGCCCAGGCCGAACAGTCGGCGCAGGCGGAACAGTCGGCGCAGGCCGGACAGGCAGCCCAGGCATCGCAGACCGCACCGGCGGAGAAGCCGCAGGACGAGGAGGGCCAGGCATGA
- a CDS encoding complex I subunit 1 family protein, producing MNDVLDVALRLVIVFVVFLVFPLVVGQTEHKVMAHMQGRLGPMYAGGFHGWAQLVADGVKFAQKEDVVPADADRRIFQLAPAVALLPYLLVVLVIPVGSGEGAVGRTVDAGIFFVLAVMGIGVLGSLMAGWASANKFSLLGGLRTAAQLLAYELPMLLAAASVAMAAGTVSLPGILDAFEWWWVPWQIIGGLIFFVAGLAELQRPPFDMPVADSEIIFGAYTEYTGLRFALFLLAEYAGIVVLCGLTTVLFLGGWHSPFGGDSLGWLWTLLKTVILAFVVIWLRVTFPRLREDQLQKLAWTTLIPLALAQIALTGIVKVAIN from the coding sequence GTGAACGACGTACTCGACGTCGCCCTCCGGCTCGTCATCGTCTTCGTCGTCTTCCTGGTCTTCCCGCTCGTCGTCGGACAGACCGAGCACAAGGTGATGGCGCACATGCAGGGCCGCCTCGGCCCCATGTACGCGGGCGGGTTCCACGGCTGGGCGCAGCTCGTCGCGGACGGGGTCAAGTTCGCGCAGAAGGAGGACGTGGTCCCGGCCGACGCCGACCGCCGCATCTTCCAGCTCGCGCCCGCCGTCGCCCTGCTGCCGTACCTCCTGGTGGTGCTCGTCATCCCGGTCGGGTCCGGGGAGGGCGCGGTCGGCCGGACCGTCGACGCGGGGATCTTCTTCGTGCTCGCGGTCATGGGGATCGGTGTCCTGGGCTCGCTGATGGCCGGGTGGGCCTCCGCCAACAAGTTCTCCCTGCTCGGCGGGCTCCGTACCGCCGCGCAGCTCCTCGCGTACGAACTGCCGATGCTGCTCGCCGCCGCCTCCGTGGCGATGGCCGCCGGGACGGTGTCGCTGCCCGGCATCCTCGACGCCTTCGAGTGGTGGTGGGTGCCCTGGCAGATCATCGGTGGCCTGATCTTCTTCGTCGCCGGGCTCGCCGAACTCCAGCGGCCGCCCTTCGACATGCCGGTGGCCGACTCGGAGATCATCTTCGGCGCGTACACCGAGTACACCGGGCTCCGCTTCGCGCTCTTCCTGCTCGCCGAGTACGCCGGGATCGTCGTCCTGTGCGGCCTGACCACGGTGCTCTTCCTCGGCGGCTGGCACAGCCCGTTCGGCGGGGACAGCCTCGGCTGGCTCTGGACCCTGCTGAAGACGGTGATCCTCGCGTTCGTCGTCATCTGGCTGCGGGTCACCTTCCCGCGCCTGCGCGAGGACCAGCTCCAGAAGCTCGCCTGGACCACGCTCATCCCGCTCGCCCTCGCGCAGATCGCGCTCACCGGCATCGTGAAGGTGGCGATCAACTAG
- a CDS encoding NADH-quinone oxidoreductase subunit C, which yields MLDADAAAVAETVTGLFGEWATAAHAYDLLTVDVPADTWTAALETARDRLGCTYFDWLSAVDEPGTGFQVGAHVAALSTGTVRRLLVRTTVPHAAAVLPSAIGVYAGAAWHERETHEMFGIRFEGHPHLVPLLLPEGFEGHPLRKDFVLAARVAKAWPGAKEPGESEHGGPKRRTMLPPGVPDPNEWGPLKGQLPPAPARPARGARAGAAAGAGAAAGAGAAAGERPVRRARSVTEGSAGQRPAAAPPAGPAAEAAPSTAPSTAPDAAPDVAAPTEAAPPARPARRSRSVSAGSASQRTEGAAPDGTATPAKDPAPRTTGSADAPWHHARPAFDDGTAEAKPEAEARPEPEAKPEPEAKPEPEAKPEPGAKPEAEAAPEQPAAPAHPAEPDQPAEPAHPAEPESPDVPEDPDHRSSGGDTA from the coding sequence CTGCTCGACGCCGACGCGGCGGCCGTCGCCGAGACCGTCACCGGGCTCTTCGGCGAGTGGGCGACCGCCGCCCACGCGTACGACCTGCTCACCGTGGACGTACCCGCCGACACCTGGACCGCCGCCCTGGAGACCGCGCGCGACCGGCTCGGCTGCACCTACTTCGACTGGCTGAGCGCGGTCGACGAACCCGGCACCGGCTTCCAGGTCGGCGCCCACGTGGCCGCGCTCTCCACCGGTACGGTCCGCCGCCTCCTGGTCCGTACGACCGTCCCGCACGCGGCGGCCGTGCTGCCCAGCGCGATCGGCGTCTACGCGGGCGCCGCCTGGCACGAGCGCGAGACCCACGAGATGTTCGGCATCCGCTTCGAGGGCCACCCCCACCTGGTGCCGCTACTGCTGCCCGAGGGCTTCGAGGGCCACCCGCTGCGCAAGGACTTCGTCCTCGCCGCCCGGGTCGCCAAGGCGTGGCCCGGCGCCAAGGAGCCCGGCGAGTCCGAGCACGGCGGGCCCAAGCGCCGCACCATGCTCCCGCCGGGCGTACCCGACCCGAACGAGTGGGGCCCGCTCAAGGGCCAGCTGCCGCCCGCCCCGGCCCGCCCGGCACGTGGCGCCCGCGCCGGTGCGGCCGCGGGTGCCGGTGCGGCCGCGGGTGCCGGTGCGGCCGCGGGCGAGCGACCCGTACGCCGGGCCCGGAGCGTCACCGAGGGCTCGGCCGGGCAGCGCCCCGCTGCCGCGCCCCCGGCCGGCCCGGCTGCCGAAGCGGCCCCGAGCACGGCCCCGAGTACGGCCCCGGACGCCGCCCCGGACGTGGCGGCGCCGACCGAGGCCGCCCCGCCCGCCCGCCCCGCCCGCAGGTCCCGCAGCGTCTCGGCCGGCTCCGCCAGCCAGCGCACGGAGGGCGCCGCCCCGGACGGTACGGCGACCCCCGCGAAGGACCCGGCCCCCCGGACGACGGGCAGCGCGGACGCCCCGTGGCACCACGCCCGGCCGGCGTTCGACGACGGGACGGCGGAGGCGAAACCGGAGGCCGAGGCGAGGCCCGAGCCGGAGGCGAAGCCCGAGCCGGAGGCGAAGCCCGAGCCGGAGGCCAAGCCCGAGCCCGGGGCGAAGCCCGAAGCCGAGGCAGCCCCCGAGCAGCCCGCAGCCCCTGCGCACCCCGCAGAACCCGATCAGCCCGCAGAACCCGCGCACCCCGCAGAACCCGAAAGCCCCGACGTGCCCGAAGACCCCGACCACCGTTCCTCCGGAGGCGATACCGCGTGA
- a CDS encoding NADH-quinone oxidoreductase subunit B yields MGVTSRPTPEPQPAAGTQETVAGPGPVPLPEPKRLGVLSRLAPEPMKVVLNWGRRYSLWVFNFGLACCAIEFIAASMSRHDFMRLGVIPFAPGPRQADLMVVSGTVTDKMAPAVKRLYEQMPEPKYVISFGACSNCGGPYWDSYSVTKGVDQIIPVDVYVPGCPPRPEALLQGILKLQDRIARESLAERYATDPATRPSTAALRSGLVAAPVAPTEPGESR; encoded by the coding sequence ATGGGCGTGACGAGCCGGCCGACCCCCGAGCCGCAGCCCGCAGCCGGAACGCAGGAAACGGTGGCCGGCCCCGGGCCGGTCCCGCTGCCCGAGCCCAAACGGCTCGGCGTGCTGTCCCGCCTGGCGCCCGAACCGATGAAGGTGGTCCTGAACTGGGGCCGCCGCTACAGCCTCTGGGTCTTCAACTTCGGCCTGGCCTGCTGCGCCATCGAGTTCATCGCCGCCTCGATGTCCCGTCACGACTTCATGCGGCTCGGCGTGATCCCCTTCGCCCCGGGCCCCCGCCAGGCCGACCTGATGGTCGTCTCCGGCACGGTCACGGACAAGATGGCCCCGGCCGTGAAGCGCCTGTACGAGCAGATGCCCGAGCCGAAGTACGTGATCTCCTTCGGCGCCTGCTCCAACTGCGGCGGCCCGTACTGGGACTCGTACTCCGTCACCAAGGGCGTCGACCAGATCATCCCCGTCGACGTGTACGTCCCCGGCTGCCCGCCCCGGCCCGAGGCGCTGCTCCAGGGCATCCTCAAGCTCCAGGACCGGATCGCCCGCGAGTCGCTGGCGGAGCGTTACGCCACGGACCCGGCTACCCGGCCCTCGACCGCCGCGCTGCGCAGCGGACTCGTCGCCGCACCCGTCGCCCCCACCGAGCCGGGGGAGTCACGGTGA
- a CDS encoding NADH-quinone oxidoreductase subunit A codes for MPELPEPTVLASDYFHSYSVVGLLAVVGVLFVAAAFGAGRLLRPVVPTPEKLLTYECGVDPVGEGWAHTQVRYYVYAFLYVIFAVDSVFLFPWATVFAAPGFGATTLVEMFVFLGFLAVGLLYAWKKGVLTWA; via the coding sequence GTGCCGGAACTGCCGGAGCCGACCGTTCTCGCGTCGGATTACTTCCACAGCTACTCGGTCGTCGGACTGCTCGCCGTCGTCGGCGTGCTCTTCGTCGCCGCCGCCTTCGGGGCGGGACGCCTGCTCAGGCCCGTGGTACCGACGCCCGAGAAACTCCTCACCTACGAGTGCGGAGTCGACCCCGTCGGGGAGGGCTGGGCGCACACACAGGTGCGGTACTACGTCTACGCCTTCCTCTACGTGATCTTCGCCGTCGACTCGGTCTTCCTCTTCCCCTGGGCGACCGTGTTCGCCGCGCCCGGCTTCGGCGCGACCACCCTGGTGGAAATGTTCGTCTTCCTCGGCTTCCTCGCCGTGGGACTGCTCTACGCATGGAAGAAGGGCGTCCTCACATGGGCGTGA